In Galactobacillus timonensis, the genomic window CTTTCGATCGGCAATTACATTCGTATGAGCCGCAGCCATGAAAGCGGGTTTTCGGCCGCTGTGGATGCGGGTGCACTTTATCCGCCGGCGGTACGGCAGGGGCAGTGGTGGCGCCTGTTTTCGGCAGGATTTGTCCATTTTTCGCTGTGGCACCTATTGATGAACTGCTATGCGATGTATAGCTTTGGAAGGGGACTGGAACGGATTCTTCCGTGGCCCTGGTATCTGATTCTCGTTGTGGCGTCATTGGTGTCCACAAATTTCTTTGCAATGACGATGGGAAATGAAAACTCCATCAGCGGCGGAATGTCAGGCATTCTCTATGGACTGATGGGGTTCTACTATGCGGTATTTGATGTGCGTACACGCGGTCTTGCCGGGATTTTGACAGATCGCAGTATGTTTGCGACGCTTGGCATTAACCTGTTAATGAACTTTATGCCGGGCATCTGCTGGCAGGCGCATCTGGGCGGTTTTTCGGCAGGCATCGTCTGCGCATTTCTGTTTCTGTATCTTTGAATTATCTTTTGTGCAGTTCAGTTGAGGCGTTCGTCCATGCGCTGGGCGATATCAAGCAGCGGCTGCAGCACTTTTTTTGAAAGAAGAACGGTGCGCTGGCCGGGGATGAAGTCGATCGCGATTCCGTCGCAGTTCTGAGTGATGGCGGCGCGTACCATGGTGCGAAGAGACATGCGCATGGGATAGGCTGCCCTGGCGGCTTCGGCGTTTTCACGTGTGGAATAGACAATGAGATAAAAACGATTGGAGACGGTAGTCATGCCGGCCGGATTGTAATGGCCGGGCTTTCCTTCAATCGGCATGCCGTCGATCCATACTTCGCCATTGGTGCGCAGAATATGGAGCAGTTCGTCCTCGACGGCGTCATACTTATCATCGTTTCCTGAAGACAGATAGGCAGCTACTGCCTTCTGAAGATTGTTGTCGGCGTTTTCCATACTCTGATTATAACCTCGTGCGGGATGCTATAATCACTAGGAGTTATGACGACCGACAATCGAAACAGAACAAGGAAAACTTCGCATTCAAAACATGTGGACCGGCTCCGTGATCATCCGGCCTTCTGGCTTGTGTTTACGGCGCTCTATGCCGTGGTTTTCATTCGCCTGTTTAAGATCCTGATGGGGTAAGGAGAGCACATGGCAAATACTTCGCATCCGTCTATCGTATGTCCTATGTGCGGGAAACGGTTCCCGGTTGCTGTACATGATTTCATCTCTGCAGAAGAGAATCCGGATCTGCGGGCTTCTCTGCTGGACGGGTCGCTGTTTACAGCGGTATGTCCGTATTGCGCCGATGTAGTGGATCTGTTTTATCCATGCATGTACCGGGACGAGAAACACCGTTATTTTGTCTATCTGACGGACGAAGAGGAAGGCCGTCACATTTTTGACTCTCTTCCGCCTTCGGTGGTCAGACATCGGGTTGTCAGTGATGCCAATCAGATGCGTGAAAAAATCGTTCTTTTCGATGCGGGTCTCGATGATCGCGCCGTGGAAGTGATGAAGCTGATCCGTCTCGAGTCTCTTCGTACAAGAAATCCGGGTATTCCGATTCAAGCTCTGTATTATGATCCCCAAGATGGATTTGCCGTATATGGCGAAGATGAAAAGCTCGGAACGATCCGCTTTGATCCGAAGCTTTATGAGGCGGTAGAGGAGCAGATCATCGGCCGCCTGGAAGATACGTTTCCGGAGCAGGTGATTATCGACGCCGACTGGGCACGCCAGGTCTATAAGCCCGGTGCGATGTTTCTGCGCATGATCTGATATGACCAAAAGACGATGGGTTTTTCTGCATTCATTGTTGGCGCTGCTGTGTCTGTTCATGCTCGGCGGCTGCGGGAAGGCGGAAACCGCATCGTCTTTTTCGTCGTTTCCTTCTTCTTCACCGGCTGCTTCTTCATCTTCCTTTTCTTATGACGCCATTCCGGAGTATGCGGGCGATCCCTATGTCGTAATGAATGACAACGTTCCCTATTTTCAGGGCTCGTCCATCGCGCCGGATGCGTATGAACGCTATGGCGCTCAAGACGCGCTAGGGCGCTGCACGGCAGCGATGGCGGTTCTGGGCCGGGAAACCATGCCTGAAGAAGGGGAAGAACGTACATCGCTGTATGATGTCAGACCCACGGGCTGGACGAAGGGAACGTGTCAGGTCGATGAGGCATGTGTGAGCTGGCGGCGCTGTCATCTGATCGGCTGGCAGCTGTCGGCAGAAAATGCAAATCCCCTGAACCTGATCACGGGAACGGAATATATGGATCATCAGGGGATGCTCGGGTTTGAAAATGAGGCGGCAGACTATATCCATGCGACGGGCAATCACGTAGCCTATCGGGTGACGCCGGTGTTTGTTAGGGATGAAATGATTGCGCGCGGTGTGCTCATGGAAGGCTGGTCAATCGAGGATCAGGGACAGGGTGTGTGTTTCTGTGTATTCTGCTACAACGTTTCGCCCGGAGTTTCGATCAACTATGTGACGGGTGAAACAGCCTTTGAAAATAAAACGACGGCCGCCAGGACCGTCTATGTGCTGAATACACGTTCAAAGAAATTTCATGCGGCGGACTGTCCGAATGTCAGTACCATTTCGGATCAGAACAGACAGATAGTCACTGTTTCGCGGGACGACCTGATTGCCCGGGGCTATTCGCCGGCTTCCGACTGTGATCCGTGAGACTGCTTCAGCAGCTTGAGCTCAAGGACACGGCGCTCGTTGTCGTTGACTCTCAGTATGTTCAGTGCTTCGTCCAGCGTCCAGCCGGTTGCGGAAAGCAGCTGGTCCAGGTCAATGCTGTAGATGCGTGATGTTCTGTATTTGAAGTCTTTCATATCTGTATTTTATACCGCAGGTGCGTCTGGTTGATTTAATTTTCTTGAATGCGCTTTCGAAAGCGCAATAATACTATTAAGAGACAAGGAAGGTTATAGATCATGCGTTTTGTAGATTTGATTGAAAAGAAGTCGGATGGCGGCGTTTTAAGCCGGGAAGAAATTCAGTTCATGGTGAACGGATTTGTCAAAGGCGACATTCCCGATTATCAGATGTCGAGTATGATGATGGCCATTCTGCAGCGCGGAATGGGTGATGAGGAGGCTACGGAACTGACGATGGCCATGATGCATTCGGGCGATGTCGTGGATCTCAGCGACCTGCCGGGTGTGAAGCTGGACAAGCACAGCACGGGCGGCGTCGGAGATACGACGACGCTTGTTGTGGCTCCTCTGGTAGCTGCCTGCGGCGGTACGGTTGCGAAGATGAGCGGCCGCGGTCTTGGTCATACGGGCGGTACGCTGGATAAGCTGGAGTCGGTTCCGGGCACCTGCATCGAGCAGCCGATGGACCGCTTCAAGGAAATCGTGCGTGAAAACGGTGTATGCGTCATCGGCCAGAGCGGCAATCTAGTGCCGGCGGACAAGAAGATGTATGCGCTGCGTGATGTGACGGCGACAGTTCGTTCGATTCCTCTGATCGCAAGCTCCATCATGTCGAAAAAGCTGGCCGCGGGAGCGGATGCGATCGTTCTTGATGTCAAGACTGGCAGCGGTGCCTTCATGCGTACAAAGGAAGAGGCCTTCGAGCTTGCGCAGCTGATGTGCAACATCGGGTCCCTGGCGGGCAGAAAGGTGCGCGCCGTCGTGACGGATATGAATCAGCCGCTCGGTCTTGCGGTCGGCAATGCGCTGGAGGTGCAGGAGGCGGTGGAACTGCTTTCCAATGAGATTGCGGAAGGCGATCCGCTGTATGAAGTATGCATGTTACTGGGGTCGCAGATGCTGCAGATGGCAGAGATTGCCGCAGATGATGCCCAGGCGCGTGCGATGCTCAAGGCACATATTGAGGATGGTTCGGGTCTGAAGCACCTGCAGCGGATGTTCGAGCTGCTGGGTGGCGATGCGTCGTATGTGAATGTCGAAGGGATGCGCAAACTGGTTGCGGTGAAGCGCCTTGAGGATCTGACGGCGGACAGCGATGGCTATGTAACCTCGATGGATGCGGAAAAGATCGGTACGGCGGCCCAGATGCTAGGCGCCGGCAGAGCGACCAAGGAAGACAAGGTGGATCCGGCGGTCGGCCTCAAGATGCATGTTCGGGTTGGCTATCCGATCCGCAAGGGTGATATTCTCTGCACTCTCTACATCAACAGGGAAGACGGCGTTGAGGATGCCAAACGTCTTCTGAAGGAAGCGATTCATATTACCGACGGTCCGGTAGAGACGGAACCGATGGTGTATGGTCTGGTGACGGCAAACAGATAATTGCCGGAGTAAATGCAGGTGAAAGGAGGAGTTCTTCGCGGCTCCTCTTTTCTCGTCGCTATAATAGGTGACGGAAAACGATATGCTGAATATTGCAGGTGTGATTTTGATTCTGATTCAGTTTGTGCTTGATGGGGCTGCCATTGTGCGCGAGAATGTGACCTTTGCGGATGCGCTGGATGTGATCAGCTGGTTTCTGTTCGGGCTGATCGGCATCGTTCTTCTGCTGATCAATCAGGCATGGATGAATCATAAAGTCGCAAAACTGCTGCGAAAGGTGCGTGAGGAAGATGGAGATTAGAATTCTTCAGCTGGAGGCCGGGGCGAAGGAAGCCGAAGGCGTTACGGTGATCATCGATGTGTTTCGGGCATTTTCGCTGGAATCGGTGCTGTTTCGAAACGGGGCTGAAAAGATCATCTGCGTTGAAAAGGAAGAACTGGCAAGAAAGCTTCATCAGGATGATCCGGATACGGTATTGATCGGGGAACGCAACGGCAGGATTCTGCCGGGCTTTGACTACGGCAATTCGCCGGACGCGATAAAGGATATCGATTTTTCGGGGAAGACGGTCATCCATACGACGACCAACGGTACCCGTGGTCTTGCGGAGGCAAAAGGGGCTTC contains:
- a CDS encoding rhomboid family intramembrane serine protease encodes the protein MKMPWVSILCIALSIGNYIRMSRSHESGFSAAVDAGALYPPAVRQGQWWRLFSAGFVHFSLWHLLMNCYAMYSFGRGLERILPWPWYLILVVASLVSTNFFAMTMGNENSISGGMSGILYGLMGFYYAVFDVRTRGLAGILTDRSMFATLGINLLMNFMPGICWQAHLGGFSAGIVCAFLFLYL
- a CDS encoding CpXC domain-containing protein encodes the protein MANTSHPSIVCPMCGKRFPVAVHDFISAEENPDLRASLLDGSLFTAVCPYCADVVDLFYPCMYRDEKHRYFVYLTDEEEGRHIFDSLPPSVVRHRVVSDANQMREKIVLFDAGLDDRAVEVMKLIRLESLRTRNPGIPIQALYYDPQDGFAVYGEDEKLGTIRFDPKLYEAVEEQIIGRLEDTFPEQVIIDADWARQVYKPGAMFLRMI
- a CDS encoding DNA/RNA non-specific endonuclease yields the protein MTKRRWVFLHSLLALLCLFMLGGCGKAETASSFSSFPSSSPAASSSSFSYDAIPEYAGDPYVVMNDNVPYFQGSSIAPDAYERYGAQDALGRCTAAMAVLGRETMPEEGEERTSLYDVRPTGWTKGTCQVDEACVSWRRCHLIGWQLSAENANPLNLITGTEYMDHQGMLGFENEAADYIHATGNHVAYRVTPVFVRDEMIARGVLMEGWSIEDQGQGVCFCVFCYNVSPGVSINYVTGETAFENKTTAARTVYVLNTRSKKFHAADCPNVSTISDQNRQIVTVSRDDLIARGYSPASDCDP
- a CDS encoding thymidine phosphorylase; the encoded protein is MRFVDLIEKKSDGGVLSREEIQFMVNGFVKGDIPDYQMSSMMMAILQRGMGDEEATELTMAMMHSGDVVDLSDLPGVKLDKHSTGGVGDTTTLVVAPLVAACGGTVAKMSGRGLGHTGGTLDKLESVPGTCIEQPMDRFKEIVRENGVCVIGQSGNLVPADKKMYALRDVTATVRSIPLIASSIMSKKLAAGADAIVLDVKTGSGAFMRTKEEAFELAQLMCNIGSLAGRKVRAVVTDMNQPLGLAVGNALEVQEAVELLSNEIAEGDPLYEVCMLLGSQMLQMAEIAADDAQARAMLKAHIEDGSGLKHLQRMFELLGGDASYVNVEGMRKLVAVKRLEDLTADSDGYVTSMDAEKIGTAAQMLGAGRATKEDKVDPAVGLKMHVRVGYPIRKGDILCTLYINREDGVEDAKRLLKEAIHITDGPVETEPMVYGLVTANR